The proteins below come from a single Mycolicibacterium sp. TY81 genomic window:
- a CDS encoding MFS transporter — protein sequence MVDHLASPANLAGFSVSNTRGQVPWSYFGTTVVGGAVPVLVSLGLLPLLWLPLMATLENVQDMCSAAAARMLRRFEAGKILVRCEVADVALTLLAGAAIIAVDQRWAAVILCVYTAATSFLPLFIDLAEEFYGAEIERKAPGSAAVFNTYLYAALPAVSQFVSTPLGSLLAGWSVLAVLAVNVVASLLAVAARYRSLRLGRSVGVGSAANDNESAQHADHEETNITLRTLLGMKGPGSPLFSASVPLAAGLSALYIGQWCASFIDNKGGFFAVAAICAGVGALVGPFLARAATRQFGVTVVLYTGCVLTAVLMGSAAVYTWGSDPGSGSIAGLPVVVVLFWAYVALTSSLLTGVEVTQVTARQELFRGDRFIQVMGWGHSFAAAGGLLGVWAGLLLQADQQPAWALAAGAGLLASTILILRPNPNLT from the coding sequence GTGGTGGATCATCTCGCTTCCCCCGCCAACCTTGCGGGATTCAGCGTGTCCAACACACGGGGTCAAGTCCCGTGGTCCTACTTTGGGACCACCGTGGTCGGCGGTGCCGTACCGGTTCTGGTGTCGCTAGGTCTGCTGCCGCTGCTGTGGCTGCCCTTGATGGCAACGCTGGAGAATGTGCAGGACATGTGCAGCGCCGCTGCGGCCCGGATGCTGCGCAGGTTCGAGGCGGGCAAGATTCTTGTCCGGTGCGAGGTCGCTGATGTCGCACTGACGCTGCTGGCAGGAGCGGCGATCATCGCGGTGGATCAGCGGTGGGCGGCTGTGATCCTCTGCGTCTACACCGCCGCGACGTCCTTTCTACCGCTGTTCATCGACCTCGCCGAGGAGTTCTATGGCGCCGAGATTGAGAGGAAGGCGCCTGGCTCTGCCGCCGTGTTCAACACCTACTTGTATGCCGCCCTGCCTGCGGTGTCACAGTTCGTGAGCACACCGTTGGGAAGCCTCCTCGCAGGGTGGTCAGTGTTGGCGGTACTGGCTGTCAATGTTGTTGCCTCGCTGCTGGCCGTCGCCGCACGCTACCGCAGTCTCCGGTTGGGACGATCGGTGGGAGTCGGTTCCGCGGCGAACGACAACGAATCGGCCCAACACGCTGACCACGAGGAAACCAACATCACGCTGAGGACCCTCTTAGGAATGAAAGGTCCAGGCTCACCGTTGTTCTCGGCTTCAGTTCCCCTTGCTGCGGGTCTAAGCGCCCTCTATATCGGACAGTGGTGCGCTTCGTTTATCGACAACAAAGGCGGCTTCTTTGCCGTCGCGGCGATCTGCGCGGGTGTCGGGGCATTGGTCGGCCCCTTCCTGGCCCGTGCTGCCACCAGGCAGTTCGGAGTCACGGTAGTGCTGTACACCGGCTGCGTCCTCACCGCGGTCCTCATGGGATCCGCCGCGGTGTACACTTGGGGCAGCGACCCCGGTTCAGGCAGCATCGCTGGGCTGCCAGTAGTAGTCGTCCTGTTCTGGGCCTATGTCGCCCTCACGTCGTCCTTGTTGACGGGAGTGGAAGTCACGCAGGTCACTGCGCGTCAAGAGCTTTTTCGGGGTGATCGGTTCATCCAGGTGATGGGTTGGGGACACTCTTTCGCGGCCGCCGGCGGCTTGCTCGGGGTGTGGGCAGGGCTATTACTGCAGGCCGACCAGCAGCCAGCGTGGGCGCTAGCTGCCGGGGCTGGGCTCCTTGCCTCAACGATTCTGATTCTGCGGCCCAATCCAAACCTCACCTGA
- a CDS encoding cyclopropane mycolic acid synthase family methyltransferase — translation MKPHFEDIQAHYDLSDDFFGVFQDPTRKYSCGFFTGPNCTLSEAQIANVDQHLQRLNLRPGMTLLDIGCGWGLTLQRAMEKYDVNVIGLTLSRNQQAYCTQLLSDVNSERSFDIRLQGWEQFCEPVDRIVSIEAFEHFGFERYDDFFTMCRTVLPDDGRMTIQSSVGYHPNDLRARGKKLTFELARFVRFMITEIFPGGRIPTTAMMVEHGERAGFTVLETLSLRNHYIKTLGIWAERLERNRAAAVAATDEENFDRYMRYLTGAQYYFVDESIDSSLIVYQTAGAQNAADPSPDTVSHEARG, via the coding sequence ATGAAACCGCATTTCGAAGACATTCAGGCCCACTACGACCTTTCTGATGACTTCTTCGGCGTCTTCCAGGACCCCACCCGCAAGTACAGTTGCGGCTTCTTCACCGGACCGAACTGCACACTGTCCGAGGCGCAAATCGCCAACGTCGATCAGCATCTGCAACGGCTTAACCTCAGGCCAGGTATGACCTTGCTTGATATCGGCTGCGGCTGGGGCCTGACCCTGCAGCGCGCCATGGAGAAGTACGACGTCAACGTGATCGGTCTGACATTGAGCAGAAATCAGCAGGCCTACTGCACACAACTGCTGTCCGACGTCAATTCCGAGCGCAGCTTCGACATCCGTCTCCAAGGCTGGGAGCAGTTCTGCGAACCGGTTGATCGGATCGTGTCAATCGAGGCGTTCGAGCACTTTGGGTTCGAGCGCTACGACGACTTCTTCACGATGTGCCGGACCGTGCTCCCTGACGATGGCCGGATGACTATCCAAAGCAGCGTGGGCTATCACCCCAACGACCTGCGGGCCCGCGGCAAGAAGCTGACCTTCGAACTTGCCCGATTCGTCAGGTTCATGATCACCGAGATTTTCCCCGGAGGCCGGATCCCGACCACCGCAATGATGGTCGAGCACGGTGAACGTGCCGGCTTCACCGTGCTCGAAACACTGTCTCTGCGTAACCACTACATCAAGACCCTCGGTATCTGGGCTGAACGACTCGAGCGCAACCGAGCCGCCGCAGTGGCCGCCACGGATGAGGAGAACTTCGACCGATACATGCGGTATCTCACGGGAGCTCAGTACTACTTCGTCGACGAGTCGATCGACTCGAGTCTGATCGTCTACCAGACCGCAGGCGCTCAGAACGCCGCCGATCCAAGTCCTGATACCGTCAGTCATGAGGCGCGAGGGTAG
- a CDS encoding SDR family NAD(P)-dependent oxidoreductase, which translates to MTETKYALVTGGSRGIGAAIVARLAAAGYHVAFTYLSNETAAGQVKDRVHAAGGSANPMQADLTNIASIEKLLAAIPNSDVPHLDVVVNNAAILPPVALIEDTAFSVWSDNLMIAATAPFLIIKHVIPYLRPGASVINISTINASTHPVEGVSAYAAVACSRWMSPASSRVLWPDVGREGTMNVWLVGSGIPRRTSCANCAVRMS; encoded by the coding sequence GTGACAGAAACCAAGTACGCCCTGGTGACCGGAGGTTCGCGCGGAATCGGAGCGGCGATCGTCGCCCGGTTGGCCGCGGCAGGCTATCACGTCGCTTTCACCTACCTAAGCAATGAAACCGCCGCAGGTCAGGTCAAAGACAGGGTGCATGCAGCAGGCGGTAGCGCCAACCCCATGCAAGCTGACCTGACGAACATTGCTTCGATCGAGAAACTACTTGCGGCAATTCCGAATTCGGATGTGCCACACTTAGATGTAGTGGTCAACAACGCCGCGATCCTGCCACCGGTGGCCTTAATCGAGGACACCGCTTTCAGCGTATGGTCCGACAACTTGATGATCGCGGCCACCGCCCCGTTTCTGATTATCAAGCACGTGATCCCCTATCTACGGCCGGGGGCATCGGTCATCAACATCTCCACCATCAACGCCAGCACCCATCCGGTCGAAGGCGTATCCGCTTATGCGGCAGTGGCGTGTTCCCGCTGGATGAGTCCAGCAAGTTCTAGAGTCCTGTGGCCCGATGTCGGGCGAGAAGGGACGATGAACGTATGGCTGGTCGGAAGCGGCATTCCGCGGAGGACATCGTGCGCAAACTGCGCCGTGCGGATGAGCTGA
- a CDS encoding cytochrome P450, producing the protein MTTSPVALFGSIPEPPGLPLVGHTFSVPRENPMQWMMAQAKELGPIMRLRIANTNTIVVSDGDLVAELSDTERFCKSVYTELVQLRDIGGDGLFTAFNDEPNWRKAHNILLPAFSLEAMSQYHATMVDVARKLLDRWDRYAAAASVVEVPEDMTRLTFDTIGLCGFGFDLESFQRETPHPFVEAMSRALHHAQGLAATLPIMNAFKRTSGEQYERDIALMHNVVDDVVRQRLESGDNHTDDLLGRMLNTADKDTGQRLDPENVRNQVITFLVAGHETTSGAMSFALYYLAKNPAVLARAQAEVDTLWGTSDDIDPSYTDIGRLTYVQQILNETLRLWPTAPGYAVEPFEDTVIGGRYAVKRGDVVTILTPPLHRSPEWGDSVEAFDPERFNTENVSKRPMHLYKPFGNGERACIGRQFALHEATLVLAMIIHRYRLNDYSNYQLKITEALTIKPGGLTLKLARRLPADRSVRPADTGRHASTVVAQPGNAVELGTTLTVLHGSNLGTSARLARDITDRATQAGYNATLGSLNDAVGQLRPDSVVLVVASSYNGRPTDDADEFLPWLEFVTPGSLDGLRYAVLGVGDRNWAATYQHVPTMIDARLSAAGGHRLIDRGAADVAGDFTGEVERWNTDLWATILPRDGITAEPPDEHDAGLTIESAVWSLDQDLQSRHGLEPMTVVSAHELVDTTHPLGRSKMFLRLELPAGTTYRTADHLALLPQNPAELIARVQRRFGADLTELVIIRRHGRVPGHIPTERPITLGEVFSRYVELQCPVTIEQIEALIARCSCPPERTALQKLVDDADEFAARITTARVSLLDLLESYRSVELGVDTFLAMLPALAPRRYSVSSSPAAQPGHVDLMVAAVDAPHLSGEGTYRGTASTYVSRLQQGDTVLGRVLPCSDGFRLENDQPAIVISAGTGLAPFRGVIQDRAHSADAAPLLCYFGCDHPDVDFLHRAELEEAQLNGVVDLRPTYFAAPEDNCPFVQDRIVKEGREVWHMIEEEQRQLRVCGDGARLVPGVKRALLDVYRTRSGNDDQERALAWLEELTASGRLVIDAWSSK; encoded by the coding sequence TTGACCACCTCACCTGTTGCTCTCTTCGGCTCTATCCCCGAGCCACCAGGACTACCGCTGGTTGGGCACACCTTCAGCGTCCCGCGCGAGAACCCCATGCAGTGGATGATGGCCCAGGCCAAGGAACTGGGACCGATCATGCGGCTGAGGATCGCGAACACCAACACGATCGTCGTCTCGGACGGAGACCTGGTGGCCGAACTCTCGGACACCGAAAGGTTCTGTAAGAGCGTCTACACCGAGCTAGTTCAGCTGCGCGACATCGGCGGCGACGGCCTGTTCACCGCTTTCAACGATGAACCCAACTGGCGCAAGGCCCACAACATTCTGCTCCCCGCGTTCTCGCTCGAGGCTATGAGCCAGTACCACGCGACAATGGTCGATGTCGCGCGAAAGCTCCTCGATCGGTGGGACCGTTACGCAGCCGCTGCCTCAGTAGTAGAGGTACCGGAGGACATGACGCGGTTGACCTTCGACACCATCGGCCTGTGCGGTTTCGGTTTCGACCTGGAATCGTTCCAGCGAGAGACCCCTCATCCCTTTGTCGAAGCCATGAGCCGAGCGCTGCACCACGCGCAAGGTCTGGCGGCGACCCTGCCGATCATGAACGCGTTCAAACGCACAAGCGGCGAGCAGTACGAGCGCGACATCGCTTTGATGCACAACGTGGTGGACGACGTTGTGCGCCAGCGCCTCGAATCTGGCGACAACCACACCGACGACCTGCTCGGCCGCATGCTCAACACTGCTGACAAAGACACCGGGCAACGCCTGGACCCGGAGAACGTCCGCAACCAAGTCATCACCTTCCTGGTCGCCGGACACGAAACTACTAGCGGTGCAATGTCTTTTGCTCTCTACTACCTCGCCAAGAACCCAGCGGTGCTGGCCCGCGCCCAAGCTGAAGTCGATACCTTGTGGGGAACCTCGGACGACATCGATCCGTCCTACACCGACATCGGACGGTTGACCTACGTGCAGCAGATCCTCAATGAAACTCTTCGGCTGTGGCCGACAGCTCCTGGCTACGCTGTCGAACCCTTCGAAGATACTGTCATCGGCGGACGCTACGCAGTCAAACGCGGCGACGTGGTCACGATCCTCACCCCGCCTCTACATCGTTCACCTGAATGGGGCGACAGCGTTGAAGCATTCGATCCCGAGCGCTTCAACACCGAAAACGTCAGCAAACGACCCATGCACCTGTACAAGCCCTTCGGCAACGGTGAACGCGCCTGTATTGGACGGCAATTCGCACTCCACGAAGCAACCCTTGTCCTGGCCATGATCATTCACCGGTACCGCCTCAACGACTACTCCAACTATCAACTCAAGATCACCGAAGCCTTGACGATCAAACCGGGCGGCCTGACGCTGAAGCTGGCCCGCCGCCTACCCGCTGATCGCAGCGTTCGGCCGGCCGACACCGGGCGCCACGCCAGCACTGTGGTGGCGCAGCCAGGCAACGCAGTCGAGCTGGGAACCACGCTCACGGTGCTGCACGGGTCCAATTTGGGCACATCGGCACGGCTGGCCCGTGATATCACCGACCGCGCAACACAAGCCGGCTACAACGCCACGCTGGGTTCCCTGAACGATGCGGTCGGGCAATTGCGTCCGGACTCGGTGGTACTGGTGGTGGCGTCGTCCTACAACGGCAGGCCCACCGACGACGCCGACGAATTCCTGCCCTGGCTGGAATTCGTGACCCCTGGCTCCCTCGACGGACTGCGATACGCAGTTCTAGGAGTCGGTGACCGCAACTGGGCTGCCACCTACCAACACGTCCCCACCATGATCGACGCACGCTTGTCAGCCGCCGGTGGGCACCGGCTCATCGACCGCGGCGCCGCAGACGTCGCCGGGGACTTCACCGGAGAAGTCGAACGCTGGAACACCGACCTGTGGGCGACGATCCTGCCTCGTGACGGCATCACCGCCGAGCCGCCGGATGAACACGACGCCGGCCTCACCATCGAGTCAGCAGTGTGGTCGTTGGACCAGGACCTGCAGAGCAGGCACGGTCTCGAACCGATGACGGTCGTTTCGGCCCATGAATTGGTCGACACCACGCACCCACTGGGGCGATCGAAGATGTTTCTTCGCCTCGAACTACCAGCAGGGACGACGTATCGCACCGCCGATCACCTTGCACTGCTTCCGCAGAACCCGGCCGAGCTGATCGCACGAGTGCAACGTCGCTTCGGTGCCGATCTCACCGAGCTGGTGATCATCCGCCGTCATGGTCGGGTCCCGGGTCACATCCCCACCGAACGACCCATCACCTTGGGCGAGGTCTTCAGTCGATACGTGGAACTGCAGTGCCCGGTCACGATCGAGCAGATCGAGGCATTGATCGCGCGGTGCTCATGCCCGCCCGAGCGCACGGCGTTGCAGAAGCTCGTCGACGATGCCGACGAGTTCGCTGCCAGAATCACGACCGCTCGAGTGTCGCTGCTGGATCTACTGGAAAGCTATCGGTCGGTCGAGCTCGGCGTCGACACCTTCCTCGCTATGCTGCCGGCACTGGCTCCGCGGCGGTACTCTGTATCGTCGTCACCGGCCGCGCAGCCAGGCCACGTCGACTTGATGGTGGCCGCTGTCGATGCCCCTCACCTGTCAGGCGAGGGAACATATCGCGGAACTGCCTCCACCTACGTGAGCCGACTGCAACAAGGAGACACGGTGCTGGGCCGCGTGCTGCCGTGCTCAGATGGCTTCCGTCTGGAGAATGATCAACCGGCAATCGTCATCAGCGCTGGCACCGGACTGGCACCGTTTCGTGGCGTGATCCAGGACCGGGCCCACAGCGCAGACGCCGCACCGCTGCTCTGCTACTTCGGTTGCGATCACCCTGATGTCGACTTCCTTCACCGCGCAGAACTCGAGGAAGCACAATTGAACGGCGTAGTTGATCTACGGCCCACGTATTTCGCTGCACCCGAGGACAACTGCCCGTTCGTTCAGGATCGCATCGTTAAGGAGGGCCGCGAGGTCTGGCACATGATCGAGGAAGAACAGAGGCAGTTGCGAGTGTGCGGGGACGGGGCTCGATTGGTTCCGGGGGTCAAGCGAGCCCTGCTCGATGTCTACCGCACTCGATCGGGTAACGACGACCAAGAGCGAGCCCTCGCCTGGCTCGAAGAGCTCACCGCCAGCGGCAGACTCGTCATCGATGCCTGGTCTTCCAAGTAG
- a CDS encoding IS3 family transposase (programmed frameshift), translating to MAGRKRHSAEDIVRKLRRADELTAEGKTGEEVAAELEVSAATLYDWRRSYGGMDTDAAKELKELREQNARLKRLLAEAELVKDALREVAKGKILSPAAKRRAVDMLTTTLGMSERLACKAVGLARSTCRRLPQAETPADPDAEMRAWLRSYATKHPCHGFRRAWAALRYDERREVNKKKIHRLWREEGLQVRVHSSRKRAGVSSIPRIEADAPNVVWAIDFQFDSTLDGKAIKIASMVDEHTRVSLLNVVERSITADRLVDELKKVFAAAGGQPVVLRMDNGPEFISQALQQFCDGRTGMSYIPPGTPWNNGHIESFNNRLRKECLNRNHWNTVLEARVVIGDFKTEHNHRHRHSALGYRTPAEYAAVCRCSHTPVACSIN from the exons ATGGCTGGTCGGAAGCGGCATTCCGCGGAGGACATCGTGCGCAAACTGCGCCGTGCGGATGAGCTGACCGCGGAGGGCAAGACCGGCGAAGAGGTCGCCGCTGAGCTGGAGGTGTCGGCGGCGACGTTGTACGACTGGCGCCGCTCCTATGGCGGGATGGACACTGACGCCGCCAAAGAACTCAAAGAGCTGCGCGAGCAGAACGCCCGCCTCAAGCGGTTGCTCGCCGAGGCTGAGCTGGTCAAAGATGCCCTGCGGGAGGTCGCCA AAGGGAAAATTCTGAGCCCAGCTGCCAAGCGCCGCGCCGTCGACATGCTCACTACCACGTTGGGCATGTCGGAACGGCTGGCCTGCAAAGCCGTTGGGCTGGCCCGCTCCACCTGCCGCCGCCTGCCTCAAGCCGAGACTCCCGCTGACCCTGATGCCGAGATGCGGGCCTGGCTGCGCTCCTACGCCACCAAACACCCGTGCCATGGGTTCCGCCGTGCCTGGGCGGCGTTGCGCTACGACGAGCGCCGTGAGGTGAACAAAAAGAAGATCCACCGGCTGTGGCGCGAGGAGGGGCTGCAGGTGCGGGTGCACAGTTCGCGCAAGCGGGCTGGGGTGTCATCGATCCCACGGATCGAAGCCGACGCGCCGAACGTGGTGTGGGCGATCGATTTCCAGTTCGACTCCACCCTCGACGGCAAGGCCATCAAGATCGCCTCCATGGTTGACGAACACACGCGGGTGTCGCTGCTGAATGTCGTCGAGCGGTCGATCACTGCCGACCGTCTGGTCGACGAGCTCAAGAAGGTGTTCGCCGCGGCCGGCGGCCAGCCGGTGGTGCTGCGGATGGACAACGGTCCGGAGTTCATTTCGCAAGCGCTGCAACAGTTCTGCGACGGAAGAACTGGGATGTCCTACATCCCGCCGGGAACGCCGTGGAATAACGGACACATCGAATCCTTCAACAACCGACTACGCAAGGAGTGCCTCAACCGCAACCACTGGAACACCGTGCTCGAGGCCCGCGTGGTCATCGGCGACTTCAAGACCGAACACAACCATCGACACCGCCACTCGGCCCTGGGCTACCGGACCCCTGCCGAGTACGCTGCCGTCTGCAGATGTAGCCACACCCCGGTGGCCTGCAGCATCAACTGA
- a CDS encoding GNAT family N-acetyltransferase produces the protein MVQHTPGATPQFDSHTALGHLHATCLDGTGITIRRWRPADARRVRDLLDTDTDTLWIEQFHALHGPDQDGPDWRRTLVAVDSYNRLLGCASIAVNTLHSSRFPCAIDVHPRFRRRGIGAALLDAIKQARPDDQPLSTKVRTANTAAMGFLTKAGAATYARCLNVVIDPNDPAVMRWASRQHKAGSRSMNLQDKDPESLSKVFERQYMWIHQRWSPVGDLDLLTEVAAAEIDSIDADASSGVWHDGEIVAVAFAFPVPNEPVLEIVAETTTEHQPWGTEFLAEAVAATLRVTRRRNCLLRFDGHMSDPHLHPVLSALPWLRRDPLDLVEIP, from the coding sequence ATGGTCCAGCACACGCCGGGGGCCACACCGCAGTTTGACTCCCACACAGCTCTAGGACATCTCCACGCGACGTGCCTAGACGGTACCGGTATCACGATCCGCAGATGGCGACCGGCTGATGCTCGTCGTGTACGCGATCTTCTCGATACTGACACAGACACCTTGTGGATAGAGCAGTTCCATGCCCTCCACGGACCCGACCAGGACGGCCCGGATTGGCGACGCACTCTGGTCGCCGTCGACAGCTATAACCGTCTTCTCGGGTGCGCATCGATCGCAGTGAATACTTTGCATAGCAGTCGATTTCCGTGTGCCATCGATGTCCATCCTCGGTTCCGACGCCGTGGCATCGGCGCGGCCTTGCTGGATGCCATCAAGCAGGCGCGTCCTGACGATCAACCGCTGTCCACGAAAGTGCGGACAGCGAACACTGCGGCAATGGGCTTCTTAACGAAGGCGGGCGCCGCGACTTACGCGCGTTGCCTCAATGTCGTGATCGACCCCAACGATCCTGCCGTAATGCGCTGGGCCAGCCGACAACACAAAGCAGGCAGCCGCTCGATGAATCTGCAGGACAAGGACCCTGAGTCACTCAGTAAAGTCTTTGAGCGGCAATACATGTGGATTCATCAGCGGTGGTCTCCCGTCGGCGATCTCGACCTACTCACCGAGGTTGCTGCTGCTGAGATCGATTCGATCGACGCCGATGCCAGTTCCGGTGTCTGGCACGACGGTGAGATTGTTGCCGTCGCGTTTGCCTTCCCTGTGCCGAACGAACCGGTCCTGGAGATCGTCGCGGAGACCACAACGGAGCATCAGCCGTGGGGTACCGAGTTCCTTGCCGAGGCAGTCGCCGCCACACTCCGTGTGACCCGGCGTCGCAATTGCCTTCTACGGTTTGACGGTCACATGTCCGATCCTCACTTGCATCCCGTCCTCTCTGCGCTACCTTGGCTTCGCCGGGACCCTTTAGACCTCGTAGAGATACCGTAA
- a CDS encoding ISL3 family transposase, whose translation MPEPTSLPAAVVADTIVRTVELGVTITDAAVDGEATVVFCTLLDDGNTDCPGCGAAGVYRDTVVRRVTDVPVVGHPLRLHVRVPRYRCVNTDCEREVFAHNTDRLARRGWSTTRRCARYICRRLMIDRATVAAVARELGLSWDTVNTIALDATQVIVAGDLTRLDGVRVIGVDEHRWAHVRRPGDDGFVTVIVDLTPVADGTGRARLLDLVPGRSTAAFTGWLATQSQMFRDRIEVVAMDGFNGYKTAATEQVPEATPVMDPFHVVALAGTKLDLCRQRIQQQTCGHRGRAGDPLYGVRRILRTRLPLLSARRKAKLEAVFADENHLAVELCWSFYQRMIAAYAHPDRRRGEAMMGAVIDALRSGVPDALEELAALGRTLWRRRADVLAYFDLHASNGPTEAINGRLEALRRNALGFRNLTHYRLRSLLHCGNLTQRIDAL comes from the coding sequence GTGCCTGAGCCTACGTCGTTGCCTGCTGCTGTTGTCGCCGACACGATCGTGCGGACCGTCGAGCTCGGGGTGACGATCACCGACGCGGCCGTCGATGGTGAGGCCACGGTGGTGTTCTGTACGTTGCTCGACGACGGAAACACCGACTGTCCCGGATGTGGTGCGGCGGGTGTGTACCGCGACACCGTGGTCCGCCGGGTCACCGACGTGCCGGTCGTTGGACATCCGCTGCGATTGCATGTCCGGGTGCCGCGCTACCGGTGCGTGAACACCGACTGTGAGCGAGAAGTGTTCGCTCACAACACTGATCGTCTCGCACGACGCGGCTGGTCGACCACCCGACGCTGCGCCCGCTACATCTGTCGACGGCTGATGATCGACCGCGCCACCGTCGCCGCGGTCGCCCGCGAACTTGGGTTGTCCTGGGACACCGTGAACACCATCGCTTTGGATGCCACCCAGGTGATCGTCGCCGGCGACCTCACCCGCCTGGACGGGGTCCGCGTCATCGGCGTTGATGAGCACCGCTGGGCCCATGTCCGCCGCCCCGGCGACGACGGGTTCGTCACCGTGATCGTCGACCTGACCCCCGTCGCGGACGGGACCGGTCGGGCCCGGCTGCTTGACCTGGTGCCGGGACGCTCCACCGCGGCGTTCACGGGCTGGCTGGCGACCCAGAGCCAGATGTTTCGGGACCGGATCGAGGTCGTCGCGATGGACGGGTTCAACGGCTACAAGACAGCGGCCACCGAGCAGGTGCCTGAGGCCACCCCGGTGATGGATCCGTTCCATGTCGTGGCCCTGGCCGGCACCAAGCTCGATCTGTGCCGCCAGCGCATCCAGCAGCAGACCTGCGGGCACCGCGGCCGTGCCGGGGATCCGCTCTACGGGGTGCGACGCATCCTGCGGACCCGGCTGCCACTGCTGAGCGCACGCCGAAAAGCCAAGCTGGAAGCCGTGTTCGCCGACGAAAACCATCTCGCGGTCGAACTGTGCTGGAGCTTCTACCAACGCATGATCGCCGCCTACGCCCACCCCGACCGCCGCCGCGGCGAGGCCATGATGGGCGCGGTCATCGACGCGCTGCGCAGCGGCGTCCCTGACGCCTTAGAGGAGCTGGCTGCGCTCGGCCGGACCCTGTGGCGCCGCCGCGCCGACGTGCTGGCCTACTTCGACCTCCACGCCTCCAACGGCCCGACCGAAGCGATCAACGGCCGACTCGAAGCACTACGCCGCAACGCCCTCGGCTTCCGGAACCTGACCCACTACCGACTGCGCTCACTACTGCACTGCGGCAACCTCACCCAACGAATCGACGCACTCTAA
- a CDS encoding IS256 family transposase translates to MSGSGFPRRSCPAWARKSPQMSEVLPLLYLHGLSTSDFGPALEQFLGSGAGLSATTITRLTAQWQDEARTFAARDLSGSDYVYLWVDGIHLKVRLDQEKLCLLVMLGVRADGRKELVAITDGYRESCESWADLLRDCKRRGMTAPVLAVGDGALGFWKAVREVFPSTKEQRCWFHKQANVLAGLPKSAHPAALAAIKDIYNAEDIDKAQVAVKAFAVAFGAKYPKVVAKIVDDLDVLLEFYHYPAEHWIHLRTTNPIESTFATVRLRTKVTKGPGSRAAGLAMAYKLIDAAQARWRAVNAPHLVALVRAGAVFHKGKLLERPTDITPPTPPSDGDQHTETEVA, encoded by the coding sequence GTGAGCGGCAGCGGTTTTCCTCGGCGATCCTGCCCGGCCTGGGCACGCAAGTCTCCGCAGATGAGTGAGGTGCTGCCGCTGCTGTATCTGCACGGCCTATCGACCAGCGACTTCGGGCCCGCACTCGAGCAGTTCCTCGGCTCGGGTGCCGGGTTGTCGGCCACCACGATCACCCGTCTGACCGCGCAGTGGCAAGACGAAGCCCGTACGTTCGCTGCCCGGGACCTGTCCGGCAGCGACTACGTCTACCTGTGGGTCGACGGCATTCACCTCAAGGTCCGCCTGGACCAGGAGAAGCTGTGCCTGCTGGTGATGCTCGGCGTGCGCGCTGACGGCCGCAAAGAGCTCGTGGCGATCACCGACGGCTATCGGGAGTCATGCGAGTCGTGGGCGGATCTGCTGCGCGACTGCAAACGCCGCGGCATGACCGCCCCAGTGCTGGCCGTCGGCGATGGCGCGCTCGGGTTCTGGAAGGCGGTGCGGGAGGTATTCCCGTCGACCAAGGAGCAGCGCTGCTGGTTCCACAAGCAGGCCAACGTCCTGGCCGGGCTGCCGAAGTCAGCGCATCCGGCCGCGCTGGCGGCCATCAAGGACATCTACAACGCCGAAGACATCGACAAAGCTCAGGTCGCGGTCAAGGCCTTCGCGGTTGCCTTCGGCGCGAAGTACCCGAAAGTGGTCGCCAAGATCGTCGACGACCTCGATGTCCTGCTGGAGTTCTACCACTACCCCGCCGAGCACTGGATCCATCTGCGTACCACGAATCCGATCGAAAGTACCTTCGCCACAGTGCGTTTGAGAACGAAGGTCACCAAGGGTCCGGGATCGCGGGCCGCTGGATTGGCCATGGCCTACAAGCTGATCGACGCCGCGCAGGCCCGCTGGCGGGCCGTCAACGCCCCACATCTGGTCGCCCTCGTCCGCGCCGGAGCGGTCTTCCACAAAGGCAAACTGCTCGAACGACCCACCGACATCACCCCACCGACACCACCGTCAGACGGCGATCAGCACACCGAAACGGAGGTCGCCTGA
- a CDS encoding transposase, protein MLTVVHDAEEANGGEAGRSLLDEIVRDGARQMLAAALQAEVAAYVAAFADQLDENGHRLVVRNGYHQPREVLTAAGAVQVKAPRVNDRRVDPDSGERQRFSSAILPGLGTQVSADE, encoded by the coding sequence ATGCTCACCGTAGTTCACGATGCCGAGGAGGCCAACGGCGGCGAGGCCGGCCGGTCGTTGTTGGACGAGATCGTCCGCGACGGAGCCCGGCAGATGTTGGCCGCTGCACTGCAGGCCGAGGTCGCCGCGTACGTCGCCGCATTCGCTGATCAGCTCGACGAGAACGGTCACCGACTGGTGGTCCGCAACGGCTATCACCAGCCGCGTGAGGTGTTGACCGCGGCCGGTGCCGTGCAGGTGAAGGCGCCGCGGGTCAACGATCGCCGTGTCGACCCCGATTCTGGTGAGCGGCAGCGGTTTTCCTCGGCGATCCTGCCCGGCCTGGGCACGCAAGTCTCCGCAGATGAGTGA